GCCATGCGTCACCCGGTGACCTGCAGCCCGATCACGCCTCTGCGCGAAGCCGTGACGCTGATGCACGATCAGCAAGTCGGCAGCATTGTGGTGATCGATGAGCAAAAGGCGCCGCTGGGCATTTTCACCCTGCGCGACTTGCGGCATGTGGTGGCCAACGGCACCAGCGATTTCAGTGAAGCCATTGAAGGGCACATGACCCGGGCGCCGTTTTACCTGACGCCGGACCACAGTGCCTTCGACGCCGCGATTGCCATGACCGAGCGGCATATCGCCCACGTCTGTCTGGTCAAGGACCAGCGCCTGTGCGGCGTGGTCTCGGAGCGTGACCTGTTTTCCCTGCAACGGGTCGATCTGGTGCATCTGGCGCGGACTATTCGCAGTGCCCAGAAGCTGGAAAACCTGGTGGCGATGCGCGGCGAAATCGGCCAATTGGTGGAGCGGATGCTGGCTCACGGCGCGTCCTCGACCCAGATCACTCACATCATCACCCTGCTCAACGACCACACCGTGTGCCGGGTGATCGAACTGGTGCTCGCCGAGAAAGGTGACCCAGGCGTACGGTTCAGTTGGCTGTGTTTCGGCAGCGAAGGCCGTCGCGAGCAAACGCTGCACACCGATCAGGACAACGGCATTCTGTTCGAAGCCCGCGACGCGGCCCACGCCGCTGAGATTCGTGGCAAGTTGCTACCCATCGCCCAGCAGATCAATCAGAACCTGGCGCTGTGCGGCTTCACCCTGTGCAAGGGCAACATCATGGCCGGCAATCCCGAGCTGTGTTTGTCCCGGGCCGAATGGGCGCGACGCTTCGCGGCGTTTATCCGTGAGGCGACACCGGAAAACCTGCTGGGATCGAGCATCTATTTCGACCTGCGTGTGGTCTGGGGCGACGAGCGAGGCTGCGAGCAACTGCGCCAAGGCATCCTCGATCAGGTCGGCGACAACCGCTTGTTCCAGCGGATGATGGCCGAGAACGCCCTGCGCAACCGTCCGCCCGTGGGCCGTTTCCGCGAATTCGTGCTGGCTCGCAAAAATGGCGAGAAAGCCACGCTCGACCTGAAACTCCAAGGTCTCACCCCATTCGTCGACGGCGCTCGAGTGCTGGCCTTGGCCCACGGCATCGACACCAACAATACCTTGGAGCGCTTTCGTCAGTTGGTGGACAAAGAGATCATCGAACGGCTCGACGGCGCGGCGTACGAAGAGGCGTATCACTTCATCCAGCAAACCCGCATGCAGCAACATCAACTACAGACTCGGGAGAATTTGCCCTACTCCAACCGTGTCGATCCTGACAGCCTCAATCATCTGGACCGACGCATCCTGCGTGAATCCCTGCGCCAGGCCCAACGCCTGCAAAGCAGCCTGACCCTGCGGTATCAGTTATGAACCTGTTTTCATGGCTGCGCCCGGTCAGCCCTATTTTGCCCGGCGAACTGCAACAACGTCTGGAGCGCTTGCCTGCCGTGGCCGAGCTGGGCGATTGCAGCCTGCGCGAACAACGCTGGGTGGTACTCGACCTGGAAACCACCGGGCTGAACCTGAACAAGGATCGGCTGCTGTCCATCGGCGCGGTGGTGATCGAGGACGGGGCGATCGATTTCAGTCAGCCATTCGAACGCACGCTGCAATGCACCGAACTCAAACTTGGCCCCAGCGTGTTGATTCATGGTCTGGGCCCGAGCGCCATTGCCGCCGGCAGCGATCCCGCGCAGGCCTTGCTCGAATTCATGGAGTTTGTCGGTGACAGTCCAGTGTTGGCCTTTCATGCGCCGTTCGACCAGCACATGCTGGGGCGCGCGCTGAAAGAACATCTGGGCTACAAGTTGCAGCATCCGTTTCTGGATGTCGCAGACATCGCGCCGCTGTTGTGCCCGCAGGCGCACTTTCGCGAGGCCGGGCTGGACGAGTGGACCGACTGGTTCAAGCTGGAGCTCTTCGAACGGCATAACGCCAGTGCCGATGCCTTGGCGACGGCGGAGCTGATGCTGATTTTGTTCAGCCGGGCGCGGCAGCAGCAGATTCTTAGCCCGTTGAATTTGCAGCAGCGGCTGAGTCAGTGGAAGCGCAGACAGCGCGCGCCCTCTTTTTAAGTTTTACAGCGCCCGTTTTGGCACGTCTTTGACCTGCTCGGGCGGGGCATTCCCGCCGTCCTCGCCATTGGAAGGCTATTGCAGCGCGGTTGAACGACCTCAGCGCAGCATCTGCCGCACGCCCAACAGAATGATTACGCCGCCACAGACAGAATCGATCCAGCGCTTCTGTTTTCTGTACACGTCGGCAACGCGCTGGTGTGACAGCGCCAAGGCGACAAAGCCGTACCAGAAAGAGGCAACAATGGCGACAACCGCCAGCATGGCGGCTAAGGTTTCGATGCTGACGTGGGGAGGCGTGGCCGCGGAAAAAATGGCGGCATAGAACGCGATGGACTTGGGGTTCGCAATGTTGGTAGCAACGCCCTGCAGGAACGCTTTGCGGCGAGTTATGGTAGTGGTGCAGGGGTCGCGGCTCAGACCAGCGCCTCGCAACACGATCAGTCGCGCGCCGAACCAGATCAGGTAGGCAGCGCCCAGAAACTTGATGACCACCGCCAGCCATGGGAGCCATGTAAACACCATGCCGATCCCCAGAATGGCGCAGGTAGCCCAGAACAGATTCACCACCACGATGCCAGCGACCAGCATGAACGCTTCGGTGATCGTCGATGACGCTGCTTTGTGTGCCACTGCGACAAAGTTCGGCCCAGGTATGACCACCCCTGCGCAATACACTGAAAAAACCGCCAGCACCGCGGCCCAATTAACCATAAGTCTTTACCTTGTCAGTGAATGGGTTATGTCCGGGGCGACGCTCTACATCAGGCCTTCAGGCGAGGTGAGTGACGGCTACCCCACGAAATGCTCCAGCCAGAATGCGCAGACTCTCGCGGGTATGCACGTCCAGCCAACGGGAGTACATGACCATTTCCACGGGCGGTAATGGCGGCAATCCAAACAGCTCGCCAACATCGATCAATCGGGACGAAGCCAGACGCGTTGGCAGCGGCGCGACGCCGATACCCGCCGCCGCCGCGTACAGCGCAGTAGAGACGCCGCCGCCGATAAACGCATCCGACCACTGAATACCTTCCTGCGCCAGTAAACGGATTGCGATTGCGCGTATCCCGCAGGAGTCATCCACGGTCACCAGCGGCATCGGATCGCCACGGGTGCGCATAGAGAGATCGGCGAACCAGCCGTAGCGGTCTTCGAAGAGACTCTCGGCGTCTCGTCGATGTTTTTCGTTGCGCACGATCGCCACGTCAATTTCCTCGCGATCGAACTCCGTCAATAATTCGTGCGACGCCCCCACTCGCACGCTGATGTCCAGCGTTGGATCGTAGGACTTTATTTTTTCCAGCACCCTCGGCAGTTCGGGGCCAGCCACATGATCGCTGATGCCCAGCCGCAGTTTACGAGGTGTGTAGGCGACTTCAGAGAGTGCTAATTGTTGCGCGGCCAATAACGTACGGGCCCGCGGCAGAAACGCTTCGCCATCGGGTGACAGCTTGATCGAGCGCGGGGTGCGATTGAGTAAGCGTCGACGCAGGGTGCGCTCCAACCGCGAGACCTTGAGACTGACAGCGGCCTGGGTCAGCCCTAGTACTTCCGCCGCTTGGGTAAAACTGCGCATGTCGGTGGTCAGTACAAACGCTTCAACAGTCGATAGATCGAGATGAGTTGTCATTCAGAGATAACCATTGGTTATTACAGATATATCCTATCATAAATTTACAACCCTCCCAGCCCTTGCCACCATCCGCCCGGAATGGCTCACAAAAGCGTCTGAACACGGGAGATTGGTTGAGCTCGCGCCATTCAGCGAAAAGGGCTGTTCGCTACTGGTGATCTGGGAACACCCGGTCACACCGATTGATGCCGATGAGGAAATTTGCGCATGAGCCACACTAAAACCAGCACCATTGCCGCGCCCACCGCGAGTATAAATCGCCATCGATGGGTCGTACTCGCTGTCGGGGTGGCGGCACAAGCAAGCTTCTCGCTGGGTTTTCAGGGCATCCCGGCCACTGGCCCGTTACTGCAGGACGCTTACGGCCTGACCCTTGATCAGTTGGGCCTGATACTCGGTGCGATTGCCTTGGGTATTGCCGCCTCGGAAGTCATTTGGGGCTTGCTGACCGACAAGTTGGGCGACCGCTTTGTCTTGCTGACCGGTCTTCTGAGCACGAGCCTGATCTTTGCCCTGCTGGCGATGTTCGGCACCCCCAGGGTCGGTTCCATTCCGGGAGTCTTGCTACTGGGCAGTGGCCTGCTGGCGCTGGGCATCCTGGGCGGCAGTATCAACGGCTCCAGTGGCAAGGCGGTGATGTCCTGGTTCCAGGACGGTGAACGTGGTTTCGCCATGAGCATCCGCCAGACTGCAGTGCCGGTCGGCGGCGGAATCGGTGCAGCCATCCTGCCCTGGGTCGCGCTGCACTTTGGTTTCATCAGCGTCTTCAGTACGCTGGCCGTGACCAGCCTGCTCGCTGCAATGGCCGCCTGGACCTGGCTCACGCCGGCACCGGTACAACCGGCACCACGGGTCAATCCGGTTGCCAGCCCCAAGAGCACACTCAATGACCCGCACATGTGGCGCCTGTTCCTGACCAGCAGCCTGCTCACCGTACCGCAGTTCGCAGTGCTGACCTTTTCCGCGATTTACTTGATCAACGAGTTTCATCTGGGTATTGCAGTGACCTCGGCGGTGATCTTCGCGGTGCAGCTACTCGGCGCCGTCGCTCGGGTCTGGAGCGGTCGCTGGACTGACAAACACAATAATCGTCGCGCGTTCGTGCGGGGTATCGCCCTACTCGCTGCAGTGTCTTTGGTGCTGCTGCAATTGAACATCCTGACGTTCAACGCACCGGCCCTCAGTGTGCTGCTGCTGATTGCGGCTGGCGTGTTCGGCTCCGCGTGGCACGGGGTGGCCTACACCGAGATCGCGGTGATGGCCGGTGCGGCAAGGGTCGGGACGGCCCTGGGAATCGAGAACACCGCAGTGTTCGCCGCCGCGTTCGCAACACCGGCGTTGATCCCGGTGTTGCTGCGCAGTTTCTCCTGGGCTGAAGTCTGGGGAGGAATCGCCCTGCTCTGTCTGTTTGCTTTTGTCCTGTCGCCAAAACGCAAGCCCTGAGCCATGTCGGTTTGGCCGTTCCGGAGAACACCATGAATCCTCTATCCAGCCTCGTGACTTTCGCGTCGGTGGTCGAACATCGAAGTCTCTCCAGGGCGGCCGAACATCCGAGCACTTGCCAAACGGTGCTCGACGCTGATTCGCCGTCAATCAGCAGTCGGGTTTGTCTGCCGTGAAGCGCCGAGCCGGGTTCACCGCCGCACCGAATTCACGCAGAGCCTTGGCGCCGATCAACAGCGGGTAATTGAAGCTGCTGCGGTCGGTGAGGTTGACCTCGACGGTGCGCTTGATGTTGCCCAGGCACAATTCCAGATCGACCACCGGCCGCTTGGTGGGTTCGATCGTTTCCTTGTCATCCTCGTCTTCTTCGGAACGGGTCTTGATCTTGCTGATCCGCGCGACCTTGTGCTCATAGACCTTGTTGCTCGCGCCTTTGGTGGCGAGGCGGAAGCGCACCCACTCGTCGCCGTCGCGGGTGAAGGTTTCGATGTCCTTGGCCGACAGCGACGCGGTCAGGGCGCCGGTGTCCATTTTGGCCTTGAGGACTTCGCCGCCGATTTCCGGCAGCGCGATGTATTCGTAACGCCCATACAAGGTCGGCTCGGCGGCCAAGACCGGCAGGGCCATGAGGGAAAGCAGTGCAAGGAGAGATTTCACGTAATGGGCTTCCTTAGGGATGTGGACACATGGCCGAATTCTAGACCGCAGAAAACAGCGATAGTTGGACCGCCTCACACCTCTGTGGCGAGGGAGCCAGCTCCTGTTCGAGTGCGCAGCGCTCGTAAAAACCGCTGCATGCGGTATACCTGAAAAATCGCGGCGTCTGGTTTTGGGGCCGCTTCGCAGCCCAGCGGGAGCAAGCTCCCTCGCCACAGGGATCTCATAACGCTGGAAGCATACCGCCACAAACATGAAACATTCGTCACCACCCATTTGGCCTGTCGCCTGAAGCTGCTTATCATGGCGCGCCCACACGTTTTCAAGAGTTACCTATGCGCCGCCTGCTCACCGGCTGTTTCGTTACCCTGCTGTTGTTGCTTAACACCCTGATGCTGTTCGGACCGTTGATGGTGTTCGCCCTGCTCAAACTGGTTCTGCCCGGACGTTTTCGCGATGCCGCCTCCTGGACGGTGATGTGGATTGCCGAAACCTGGGCCGAAATCGACAAACTGATTTTTCGTCTGTGCATTCCCACCCAGTGGGACATTCGCGGTGGCAATGATCTACGCCGCGACACTTCGTATCTGGTAATCGGCAACCATCAATCCTGGGTCGATATACCGGCGCTGATCCAGGCCCTTAACCGGCGCACGCCGTTCTTCAAATTCTTCCTCAAGAAAGAACTGATCTGGGTGCCGTTCCTGGGCCTGGCCTGGTGGGCTTTGGACTATCCGTTCATGAAGCGCTACACCAAGGCGTTTCTGGCAAAGAACCCGGAGCTGGCCGGCCAGGACCTGGAGATCACCAAACAAGCCTGCGCGTTGTACAAGCGTCAGCCAGTGACGGTGGTCAATTATCTGGAAGGCACCCGCTACACCAGGGCGAAAAGCGCCCAGCAGCAGTCACCGTTCACCCACCTGCTCAAGCCCAAGGCGGGCGGCGTGGCATTTGTGCTGGCGGCGATGGGCGAACAACTGGATGCCATTCTCGATGTGACCGTGGTGTATCCACAGCAGCAGATTCCAGGGTTCTGGGATTTGATCAGCGGTCGCGTGCCAAGGGTGATCATCGATATCCAGACCCGCGAACTGGACCCGGCGCTGTGGCAAGGCGATTACGAAAACGATCCAGCGTTTCGCGAAACAATCCAGAACTGGGTCAACCAGCTCTGGATCGATAAGGACCGGCGCATCAAGGCATTACGCGCCGAAGGCTGACTCAGCTGCCGGTGCCTGCACCCCAGATCCCGCCGAGATTTTGCAGCAACGAACCGGCCACGCCTTGCTGGCCGAGATATTGCAGAATCACCGGGGCAAACATGCCGATCATCCCGGTGTCCATGCCCAGGGCACCGAAGGCGTTGTTCAGGTCGTTGGTGTCTTTGACGTTACCCAGCAAGCCATCGAGTAACGCATTTTTGTCCGAGCCCGCCCCGAGCAGCCCGCCCAGACCGTTCAGGCCACCGATGGCGCTGTTGCCAGCGATTTGACTGAGACCCGGCACGTTTTTACTCAGCTCGGAGAAGTCCTGGCCGCTGAGCTGATTTCTCGCCAGCCCCAGCATCGCACCGGCACCGCCGATGGCCTGCTCCGGGGTGATGTCGAGCTGCGAGCCCAGGGTATTGAGCAAACCGGCGGCCTTGGGCGCCGCCGCCACGATGCCATCGGCCTCATCGCCTCCATCATCGTCCTCGCCGCCTTCGTTGCCCTGCATCGCCGAAACCGCTTTGGCCGCATCAACGAGGCTGAACTGTGCAAAGGCCGGGCTGGCGACCAGTGTCGTCAACGAAGCGACAGCCATGAGCGAGGCCAGTGCAAAACCGCGTGAAACTTTCATCCAGACATCCTCGATTGCCATGAAAACCGCCCGGTAACGAGGCGGAAAAACTGCCGATTTGACCGGGTATCCGGTGGCATGTTCCCCCGTCACGTCGATGAGCGGACTCACGCGATGAATGGCACATGGGGCACGCGGATCTGGCGGAAGAAATGAGGCGAGCTTTTGTGCCGGGGGGTAATGTGAACCCCAAAAAAAACGGCGACCCGAGGGTCGCCGTTTTGCTTTGCGTGAAGCCCTTACGCCGCGCTGAACAACTTGTGCGGATCGATCACAAACTTCTTCGGCACGCCCGCATCGAACTCCCCATAACCACGTGGAGCGTCATCCAGGCTGATGACTTCAACACCCACGATGTCGGCAATCTTGATGCGGTCCCACATGATCGCCTGCATCAGTTGGCGGTTGTACTTCATCACTGGCGTCTGGCCGGTGTGGAAGCTGTGGGATTTGGCCCAGCCCAGACCGAAGCGAATGCTCAGGCTGCCCATTTTCGCGGCCGCGTCCACAGCACCTGGATCTTCGGTTACGTACAGGCCAGGGATGCCGATTTTGCCGGCAACGCGAACCACGCCCATCAGGGAGTTGAGCACGGTTGCCGGGGCTTCGTGTTTCACGCCGGCATGGCCGTGGCCGCGGGCTTCGAAACCTACGGCGTCGACGGCACAATCCACTTCTGGTTCACCCAGCAGCGCGGCGATCTGTTCGTGCAGTGGGGTGTCTGTCGACAGGTCGGCAATTTCGAAACCCTGAGCCTTGGCGTGAGCCAGGCGGATCGGGTTGACGTCACCGATGATCACCACTGCAGCGCCCAACAGGCGAGCGGAAGCGGCAGCGGCCAGACCCACCGGACCAGCGCCCGCGATGTATACGGTGCTACCTGGGCCAACGCCGGCAGTCACTGCGCCGTGGTAACCGGTCGGCAGAATGTCGGAGAGGCAGGTCAGGTCACGGATTTTCTCCATCGCGCGATCGCGATCCGGGAGTTTCAGCAGGTTGAAGTCGGCATACGGCACAAACGCGTATTCGGCTTGGCCACCGGTCCAGTCACCCATGTCGACATAACCATAGGCACCGCCCGGACGCGCCGGGTTAACGCTCAGGCAGACGCCAGTATGTTGCTCTTTGCACGAACGGCAACGGCCACAGGCAACGTTGAAAGGTACCGACACCAAGTCGCCGATCTGCAGGTTCTCGACACCGCTGCCCTTCTCGATCACTTCACCCGTGATCTCGTGGCCCAGCACCAGACCGGTCTGAGCGGTGGTGCGACCGCGCACCATGTGCTGATCGGAACCACAAATATTGGTGGAAACTACGCGCAGGATGACACCGTGCTCGATCTTCCTGCCGCGTGGGTCCTGCATTTTGGGATAGTCGATTTTCTGTACCTCGACCTTGCCTGCGCCGAGATACACGACACCACGATTACCAGACATGCTTTCACCTCGCTGTTGTTTTTATGTAGCGGTCGCGTCGCCATGGACCGGCGGCGCGTTGATTGCTCGGTAAGTCAAAAGATCGCAGCCTTCGGCAGCTCCTGCAGAGACATGCAATCGGCGTAGGAGCTGCCGAAGGCTACGATCTTTTCAGGCAGTAAAAACGTTAGAGCACAACTGTCCTGTTAGCGTTAAGGAACACGCGTCTTTCAATGTGATAACCCACCGCCCGCGCCAGGGTCAGCCCTTCGACATCCCGCCCCTTGGCGATCAAATCTTCTGGGTAATGACTGTGATCCACAGCCTCCACGCCCTGGGCGATGATCGGGCCTTCGTCCAGGTCGTTGTTGATGTAGTGCGCCGTGGCGCCGACCAGTTTCACGCCCTTGTTGTAGGCCTGGTGATACGGCTTGGCGCCTTTGAAACCCGGCAGCAGGGAGTGATGAATGTTGATCGCCTTGCCATCGAGTTTGCGGCACAGCTCTGGCGACAGGACTTGCATGTAGCGCGCAAGGACCACCAGTTCAGCGCCGGACTCTTCAATCACCTGCCAGACCTGACGCTCCTGCGACGGTTTGTCGTTCGGGTCCAGCGGGAAATGGTAGTACGGAATCTGGTGCCAGTCGGCCAACGGCTTGAGGTCCGGGTGGTTGGAGACCACGGCGACCACGTCCATCGACAACTGGCCGATGCGCTGGCGGTAGAGCAAGTCGTTGAGGCAGTGATCGGCCTTGGAGACCATGATCACCACTTTTGGCCGGTGGTGCGGCGGGGTCAGCTCGAAGATCATGCCAAAGGCTTCACCACGTTCCGCCAAACCGGCGCGAAAGGCTTGTTCATCGAAGCCATCGGGCTGACGGAATTCCACGCGAATGAAGAAACGGCCCGAGAGCCGGTCATCGAAAGAATGGTGCTCGGTGACGTAGCAGCCCTGCTCGAACAGAAAGCGGGTCACCGCATCCACGGTGCCAAGGACGCTGGGGCAGTCGGCAGTCAGAATCCATGTGTCTGGGGCGCGGCTCATAGTGCGGTGACTCCTGTAGCGAAACTGTCTGATCGTTCCCACGCAGAGCGTGGGAACGATCATTACGCCTGGACGCTAAGCCCGTATTCGGCGGCCGCATCCTGCAACCACAACCACCAGTAATCCGAGAAGCTGCGGCGGATCAGCAGTTCCCAGGTGTCTTCGGCAGTGTGGCGGATCATCAGTTGCGACTTGGCGAACACCGTGCCGACAGCCTTGCCCACCGGGAAGTTGTTGGGATGCACGTCGTAGCTGGTGGATTTCATCAGCACCTGACGTACGTTCGGGCCGCTGAGTTCGAGGATCTGTTGGCCACCGCTGACGTTGACGATCTGGATGTGCAGGTCGCCCAGGGCTTTGCGCAATTTCTGCTCGGCGGCGAATTCTTCGCCGGTCGGCACGATCAGCAGCCATTCATCCGGCCCCATCCATTGCAGGCTGGTTTCACCTTTGATCACCACGGTCAACGCGGCTGGCAGCTCCAGACCCAGGGCCTTGTGCACGCCGGCAGCGAACGCTGGATCATGGCCATCGCCACGAATGGTCAGGTGACCGAGGAGTTTTTTCTCACGCACGATCACGCCGGCGTTCTTGCGGCCCTTGCCCACCAGGCTGGCGAGGTCGGCGTGATGCAGCGACGACTCGGCCTTGGCCCCGGTGGTTGGGCGTTGTTGGTAAACATTGGCTGCGGTCATAAAGCACCTGTCCTGAATTCTGTGTCGCTCCCGCGCCAGGCGCGGGAGCGATCGATTACACGTTCTGGCGATCGCCTTTCGGATCGAAGAACACCGAAGAAACGATTTCCGCCTCGATCACGCTGCCGTCGGCCAGCGGTGCGAACACCCGCTCACCCATGCGCTTCAGGCCGCCCTTGACCACACCCATGGCAAACGAATAGCCGAGGGAGTTGTGCAAGTAGCTGGAAGTCACGTGACCGACCATGGTCATCGGGATGGTTTGCTTGGTGTTGAACACCAGTTGCGCACCTTCCGGCAGCCATTTGGTCGGATCGATCGGCTTCAGACCGACCAGCTGTTTGCGCTGATCACGCACGCAGTCTTCGCGGTTCATGCCACGCCAGCCGATCCACGAGAACGGTTTGGTGCGACCGACACACCAGCCCATGTTCAGGTCGTCCGGGGTCATCGAGCTGTCAGTGTCCTGACCAACGATGATGAAGCCCTTCTCTGCCCGCAGTACGTGCATGGTTTCAGTGCCGTACGGAGTCAGGTTGTACTTCTTGCCGGCCTCGACGATTTTCTCGAGCACGCCCATGGCGTAGTCGGCCTGCACGTTGACTTCGTACGACAGCTCGCCGGTAAACGAAATCCGGAATATCCGCGCCGGTACGCCGCCAACTAGAGCTTCTTTCCAGGTCATGAACGGGAAAGCTTCATTGGCCAGATCGACGTCGGTGACTTCGCTGAGCAGTTTGCGGCTGTTCGGCCCGGACAGGGTCATGGTCGCCCAATGGTCAGTCACGGAGGTGAAGTACACCTTCAGGTCTGGCCATTCGGTCTGATGGTAGATTTCCAGCCATTGCAGCACGCGTGCAGCGCCGCCGGTGGTGGTGGTCATCACGAAATGGTTGTCGGCCAGGCATGCAGTCACGCCGTCGTCGAACACCATGCCGTCTTCTTTACACATCAGGCCGTAACGCGCCTTGCCCACGTCGAGCTTGGTCCAGGTGTTGGTGTAGATGCGGTTGAGGAACTCGCGGGTGTCCGGGCCCTGGATGTCGATCTTGCCCAGGGTCGAAGCATCCAGCAGGCCGACGCTGTCGCGCACGGCTTTGCATTCGCGCTTCACGGCGGCATGCAGGTCTTCACCGTTTTTCGGGAAGTACCATGGACGCTTCCACTGACCGACGTCTTCAAATTCGGCGCCGTTCTTCACGTGCCAGTGATGCAGCGCGGTGAAACGAACCGGTTCGAAGATGTGCCCACAGTGACGGCCGGCCACGGCGCCGAAGGTCACCGGCGTGTAGTTCGGGCGGAACATGGTGGTGCCCATCTGCGGGATGGTCACGTTCAGCGAACGGGCGGCGATGGCCAGACCGTTGACGTTGCCGAGCTTGCCCTGATCGGTGCCGAAGCCCAATGCGGTGTAGCGTTTGACGTGCTCGACCGACTCGAAGCCTTCGCGGGTCGCCAGTTCGATGGCGGCAGCGGTGACGTCGTTTTGCAGGTCGACGAATTGCTTCGGCGCACGGGCAGTGGCTTTTTCGTGCGGCACCTGGAACAGCGCCAGCGTCGGCTCTTCCAGACGGCTCAGGGCTTTCGGCAAGGTGCCTTCTACACCGCTGAAACCGGCTTCGCTGGCCGCGCGAGCGCCGCCTTCAAAACCGTCGGCCAACGAATCGCCGAGACCGTAGATGCCGTTGATGCCGCCGACGCACACGCGTTTCTGCGGTGCCTCGCCCGGTACGAAACCGAGGATGTCTTCACGCCAGATCGGTTTGCCACCCAAGTGCGACGCCAGGTGAACCACCGGGCTGTAACCGCCGGAACTGGCGACCAGGTCGCAATCGAGCCACTCGCCAGGGCTGGTCACGGTGTGTGCTTTTACGTCAATCGCGGCAACGCGAGCGGCGGTGACGTGCTTGCTGCCACGGGCCTCGATCACGGCGCTGCCGGTCAGGATGCGGATACCTTTGGCGCGAGCTTCTTCCACCAGCGCACCGCGAGGGTTGCTGCGGGCATCGGCGATCGCCACCACTTGCAGACTGGCATCGAGCCAATCCAGGGCGACGCGGTAGGCATGATCGTTGTTGGTCGACAGCACCAGTTTCTTGCCCGGTGCCACGCCGTAACGACGTACATAAGTCGACACGGCGCCGGCGAGCATGTTGCCCGGCACGTCGTTGTTGCCATAAACCAGTGGACGCTCGTGAGTACCGGTCGCCAGTACCACACGCTTGGCGCGAACCCGGTGGATGCGCTGACGCACCTGGCCAATCGGGGCGCGGTCGCCGAGGTGATCGGTGAGGCGCTCGTGAATGGTCAGGAAGTTATGGTCGTGGTAACCGTTGACCGTGGCGCGCGGCAACAGCAGCACGTCCGGGGTGTTTTTCAGCTCGGCGATGACGCTGGCGACCCATTCGGTAGCAGGTTTGCCGTCGAGGCTTTCGCGGGAATCGAGCAGGCTGCCGCCGAACTCTTCCTGCTCATCGGCCAGGATCACGCGCGCACCGCTACGGGCAGCCGCCAGTGCAGCCGCCAGACCCGCAGGGCCAGCGCCGACGATCAGCACGTCGCAGTGCTGGTTCATGTAGTCGTAGGTGTCCGGATCGTTCTCGGTCGGCGAGCGGCCAAGGCCGGCAGCCTTACGAATGTACTTCTCGTAGGTCATCCAGAACGATTGCGGGTACATGAAGGTTTTGTAGTAGAAGCCCGGCGGCATCAGCTTGCCGCCGACCTTGCCGAGAATCCCCATCATGTCGTTGTTCACGCTCGGCCAGCCGTTGGTGCTGGTGGCGACCAGGCCTTGATACAGCGCTTGTTGCGTGGCGCGCACGTTCGGGATCTGCGTGGCTTCGGTCGCACCGATCTGCAGCACAGCGTTCGGCTCTTCGGCACCGGCGGCGAAGATGCCGCGCGGGCGCGAGTACTTGAAGCTGCGGCCGATGATGTCGACACCGTTGGCCAGCAAGGCGGCAGCGAGGGTATCGCCTTCAAAGCCTTTGTAGACCTGGCCGTTGAAAGTGAAGC
The window above is part of the Pseudomonas sp. B21-048 genome. Proteins encoded here:
- a CDS encoding putative nucleotidyltransferase substrate binding domain-containing protein, whose protein sequence is MVMSKADAFTQAGKTAVLQNIQGTVQFLQRFPPFNQMENAHLAYLVEQCQLRFYAPGESIIKPADGPVEHFYIVKQGRVVGERPHTAKGGTETTFEITTGECFPLAALLGERATRTEHLAAEDTFCLQLNKLAFIKLFALSSPFRDFALRGVSSLLDQVNQQVQQKAVETLGTQYSLNTRLGELAMRHPVTCSPITPLREAVTLMHDQQVGSIVVIDEQKAPLGIFTLRDLRHVVANGTSDFSEAIEGHMTRAPFYLTPDHSAFDAAIAMTERHIAHVCLVKDQRLCGVVSERDLFSLQRVDLVHLARTIRSAQKLENLVAMRGEIGQLVERMLAHGASSTQITHIITLLNDHTVCRVIELVLAEKGDPGVRFSWLCFGSEGRREQTLHTDQDNGILFEARDAAHAAEIRGKLLPIAQQINQNLALCGFTLCKGNIMAGNPELCLSRAEWARRFAAFIREATPENLLGSSIYFDLRVVWGDERGCEQLRQGILDQVGDNRLFQRMMAENALRNRPPVGRFREFVLARKNGEKATLDLKLQGLTPFVDGARVLALAHGIDTNNTLERFRQLVDKEIIERLDGAAYEEAYHFIQQTRMQQHQLQTRENLPYSNRVDPDSLNHLDRRILRESLRQAQRLQSSLTLRYQL
- a CDS encoding PolC-type DNA polymerase III is translated as MNLFSWLRPVSPILPGELQQRLERLPAVAELGDCSLREQRWVVLDLETTGLNLNKDRLLSIGAVVIEDGAIDFSQPFERTLQCTELKLGPSVLIHGLGPSAIAAGSDPAQALLEFMEFVGDSPVLAFHAPFDQHMLGRALKEHLGYKLQHPFLDVADIAPLLCPQAHFREAGLDEWTDWFKLELFERHNASADALATAELMLILFSRARQQQILSPLNLQQRLSQWKRRQRAPSF
- a CDS encoding LysE family translocator, whose translation is MVNWAAVLAVFSVYCAGVVIPGPNFVAVAHKAASSTITEAFMLVAGIVVVNLFWATCAILGIGMVFTWLPWLAVVIKFLGAAYLIWFGARLIVLRGAGLSRDPCTTTITRRKAFLQGVATNIANPKSIAFYAAIFSAATPPHVSIETLAAMLAVVAIVASFWYGFVALALSHQRVADVYRKQKRWIDSVCGGVIILLGVRQMLR
- a CDS encoding LysR substrate-binding domain-containing protein encodes the protein MTTHLDLSTVEAFVLTTDMRSFTQAAEVLGLTQAAVSLKVSRLERTLRRRLLNRTPRSIKLSPDGEAFLPRARTLLAAQQLALSEVAYTPRKLRLGISDHVAGPELPRVLEKIKSYDPTLDISVRVGASHELLTEFDREEIDVAIVRNEKHRRDAESLFEDRYGWFADLSMRTRGDPMPLVTVDDSCGIRAIAIRLLAQEGIQWSDAFIGGGVSTALYAAAAGIGVAPLPTRLASSRLIDVGELFGLPPLPPVEMVMYSRWLDVHTRESLRILAGAFRGVAVTHLA
- a CDS encoding MFS transporter, with the protein product MSHTKTSTIAAPTASINRHRWVVLAVGVAAQASFSLGFQGIPATGPLLQDAYGLTLDQLGLILGAIALGIAASEVIWGLLTDKLGDRFVLLTGLLSTSLIFALLAMFGTPRVGSIPGVLLLGSGLLALGILGGSINGSSGKAVMSWFQDGERGFAMSIRQTAVPVGGGIGAAILPWVALHFGFISVFSTLAVTSLLAAMAAWTWLTPAPVQPAPRVNPVASPKSTLNDPHMWRLFLTSSLLTVPQFAVLTFSAIYLINEFHLGIAVTSAVIFAVQLLGAVARVWSGRWTDKHNNRRAFVRGIALLAAVSLVLLQLNILTFNAPALSVLLLIAAGVFGSAWHGVAYTEIAVMAGAARVGTALGIENTAVFAAAFATPALIPVLLRSFSWAEVWGGIALLCLFAFVLSPKRKP
- a CDS encoding ATP-dependent zinc protease encodes the protein MKSLLALLSLMALPVLAAEPTLYGRYEYIALPEIGGEVLKAKMDTGALTASLSAKDIETFTRDGDEWVRFRLATKGASNKVYEHKVARISKIKTRSEEDEDDKETIEPTKRPVVDLELCLGNIKRTVEVNLTDRSSFNYPLLIGAKALREFGAAVNPARRFTADKPDC